A genomic region of Salvelinus namaycush isolate Seneca chromosome 7, SaNama_1.0, whole genome shotgun sequence contains the following coding sequences:
- the LOC120051059 gene encoding myosin-7-like isoform X3, protein MGDSLMAEFGAAASYLRKSDKERMECQTRPFDIKRECYVPDPEVEYVKATITSRDGAKVTADTEFGKTVTVKEDDVHPQNPPKFDKIEDMAMFTFLHEPAVLFNLKERYAAWMIYTYSGLFCVTVNPYKWLPVYDQSVVNAYRGKKRSEAPPHIFSISDNAYQYMLSDRENQSVLITGESGAGKTVNTKRVIQYFASIAAVGGKKSASDEKKGTLEDQIIQANPALEAFGNAKTIRNDNSSRFGKFIRIHFGVTGKLSSADIETYLLEKSRVTFQLKAERDYHIFYQILSQQKPELLEMLLITSNPYDYAFISQGEIAVTSINDSDELMATDDAFDVLGFSQEEKNGMYKLVGAIMHYGNMKFKNKQREEQAEADGTEDLDKAAYLMCLNSADMVKGLCNPRVKVGNEWVTKGQNVNQVYYAVGALAKKIYENMFLWMVIRINLTLDTKNARQHYIGVLDIAGFEIFEFNTFEQLCINFTNEKLQQFFNHHMFVLEQEEYKKEGIVWEFIDFGMDLAACIDLIERPMGIMSILEEECMFPKASDNTFKAKLYDTHLGKNACFQKPRIVKGKPEAHFSMVHYAGIVDYNIGNWLVKNKDPLNETVVGLFQKSSLKFLANLFANYAGAEEKAAGGKKKKGSSFQTVSALHRENLGKLMTNLRSTHPHFVRCIIPNETKTPGAMENPLVMHQLRCNGVLEGIRICRKGFPNRILYADFKQRYRILNPKAVPEGQFMDNMKASEKLLGSLDIDHTQYRLGHTKVFFKAGLLGLLEEMRDDRLALIITGFQARSRGLLARIEFQKMVDRRDALLVIQWNIRAFMGVKNWPWMKMFFKIKPLLKSAETEKEMANMKEEFLKLKEAYAKSEARRKELEEKMVSLLQEKNDLQLAVQTQEDTIVDAEERCEGLIKSKIQLEAKAKELTERLEDEEEMNSELTAKKRKLEDECSELKKDIDDLELTLAKVEKEKHATENKVKNLTEEMAALDEIIAKLTKEKKALQEAHQQTLDDLQSEEDKVNTLTKAKAKLEQQVDDLEGSLEQEKKVRMDLERAKRKLEGDLKLTQESLMDLENDKQQMEERMKKKDFEMSQLNSKIEDEQALGVQLQKKLKELQARIEELEEELEAERAARAKVEKQRADLARELEEISERLEEAGGATAAQIEMNKKREAEFQKVRRDLEEATLQHEATAATLRKKNADSVANLGEQIDNLQRVKQKLEKEKSELRLELDDVVSNMEQIVKSKTNFEKMCRTLEDQMSEYRTKAEEGQRSINDFTMQKAKLQTENGELARQLEEKDSLVSQLTRGKQSNVQQIEDLKRQLEEEVKAKNALAHAVQSARHDSDLLREQYEEEQEAKSELQRGMSKANAEVAQWRTKYETDAIQKTEELEDAKKKLAQRLQDAEEAVEAVNAKCSSLEKTKHRLQNEIEDLMVDVERSNAAAASLDKKQRNFDKVLADWKQKFEESQSELESSQKEARSLSTELFKLKNSYEESLDHLETMKRENKNLQEEISDLTEQLGEGGKSIHELEKIRKQLEQEKAEIQSALEEAEASLEHEEGKILRAQLEFNQVKADIERKLVEKDEEMEMNKRNQQRVVDTLQSSLESETRSRNEALRLKKKMEGDLNEMEIQLSQANRQASEAQKQLKGLHSHLKDSQLQLDDALRSNDDLKENIAIVERRNNLMQAELDELRALVEQTERGRKLAEQELLDVSERVQLLHSQNTSLLSQKKKLEGDTSQLQNEVEEAVQECRNAEEKAKKAITDAAMMAEELKKEQDTSAHLERMKKNMEQTIKDLQHRLDEAEQIAMKGGKKQIQKLEARVRELETEVELEQRRSSDSVKGVRKYERRVKELTYQTEEDRKNLSRLQDLVDKLQLKVKSYKRTSEEAEEQANSNLGKFRKIQHELDEAEERADIAESQVNKMRAKSRDAGSKKGHDEE, encoded by the exons atGGGGGACAGTTTGATGGCAGAGTTTGGCGCCGCAGCGTCCTATCTGCGTAAGTCAGACAAGGAGCGTATGGAATGCCAGACTAGACCCTTTGACATAAAGAGAGAGTGCTATGTGCCTGACCCTGAGGTTGAGTACGTCAAGGCCACAATCACCAGCAGAGATGGGGCTAAAGTCACCGCTGATACGGAGTTTGGAAAG ACTGTTACTGTGAAGGAGGACGACGTCCACCCCCAGAACCCGCCAAAGTTTGATAAAATTGAGGACATGGCGATGTTCACCTTCCTGCACGAGCCCGCTGTGCTGTTTAACCTCAAAGAGCGTTACGCAGCCTGGATGATCTAT ACCTACTCAGGGCTGTTCTGTGTCACTGTCAACCCATACAAGTGGCTGCCAGTGTACGATCAGTCTGTTGTCAATGCATACAGAGGCAAGAAGAGGAGTGAAGCTCCACCTCACATCTTCTCCATTTCTGACAATGCTTACCAGTACATGTTGTCAG ACAGGGAAAATCAGTCTGTCCTTATCAC TGGAGAATCCGGTGCTGGAAAGACTGTGAACACCAAGAGAGTCATCCAGTATTTCGCCAGCATTGCTGCTGTTGGCGGAAAGAAAAGTGCATCTGATGAAAAAAAG GGGACCCTGGAGGATCAAATCATCCAGGCCAATCCTGCCCTGGAGGCTTTTGGTAATGCCAAGACCATCAGGAATGACAACTCCTCCCGATTT GGTAAATTCATCCGAATTCATTTTGGAGTCACTGGGAAGCTTTCATCTGCTGACATTGAGACTT ATCTTCTGGAGAAGTCACGGGTCACTTTCCAGCTCAAGGCTGAGAGAGACTATCACATCTTCTACCAGATCCTGTCACAACAAAAACCAGAACTTCTGG AGATGCTACTCATCACCAGCAATCCCTATGACTATGCCTTCATCTCCCAAGGAGAGATTGCTGTAACTTCCATTAATGATTCAGATGAGCTAATGGCTACTGAT GATGCCTTTGATGTGCTGGGCTTCTCCCAAGAGGAGAAGAATGGCATGTATAAGCTGGTTGGTGCCATCATGCACTACGGCAACATGAAGTTCAAGAATAAGCAGCGGGAGGAGCAAGCAGAGGCAGATGGCACTGAGG ATCTTGACAAAGCAGCATATCTGATGTGCCTCAACTCTGCTGACATGGTCAAGGGCTTGTGTAACCCAAGGGTCAAGGTTGGAAATGAGTGGGTCACCAAAGGTCAGAATGTCAACCAG GTCTACTACGCTGTTGGTGCACTGGCAAAGAAAATTTACGAGAACATGTTCCTCTGGATGGTGATAAGAATCAATCTTACTCTGGACACTAAGAATGCTCGCCAGCACTACATTGGTGTGCTAGACATTGCTGGCTTTGAGATCTTTGAG TTCAACACATTTGAGCAGCTGTGCATCAACTTCACTAATGAGAAGCTGCAGCAGTTCTTCAACCACCACATGTTTGTGCTGGAGCAGGAAGAGTATAAGAAAGAGGGCATCGTCTGGGAGTTCATTGACTTTGGCATGGACTTGGCTGCCTGCATTGACCTCATTGAAAGG CCCATGGGTATCATGTCCATCCTTGAAGAGGAGTGCATGTTCCCTAAGGCCAGTGATAATACATTCAAAGCTAAGCTGTATGATACGCATCTTGGCAAAAATGCATGCTTCCAGAAGCCTAGGATTGTTAAGGGTAAACCAGAGGCCCATTTCTCCATGGTTCACTATGCTGGCATTGTTGACTACAACATTGGTAACTGGCTGGTGAAGAACAAGGACCCGCTGAATGAGACTGTGGTCGGACTGTTCCAGAAGTCAAGTCTTAAGTTCCTGGCAAACCTGTTTGCAAACTATGCTGGTGCAGAAG AAAAAGCGGCTGGAGGAAAAAAGAAGAAAGGCTCTTCCTTCCAGACTGTGTCTGCATTGCACAGG GAGAACTTGGGTAAACTCATGACCAATTTGAGGTCTACTCACCCCCATTTTGTGCGTTGCATCATCCCCAACGAGACCAAGACTCCTGGGGCCATGGAGAATCCTCTGGTCATGCACCAGCTGCGCTGTAACGGTGTGCTAGAAGGCATCAGGATCTGCAGAAAGGGCTTCCCCAACAGAATCCTGTATGCTGACTTCAAACAAAG ATACCGCATCCTCAATCCAAAAGCTGTCCCTGAGGGTCAGTTCATGGACAACATGAAGGCATCAGAAAAACTGCTGGGCTCTTTGGATATTGACCACACCCAGTACAGATTAGGACACACTAAG GTATTCTTCAAGGCTGGTCTCCTGGGTCTACTTGAGGAGATGAGAGACGATCGTCTCGCTCTTATCATCACTGGCTTCCAGGCCCGATCACGTGGTCTACTTGCTAGAATTGAGTTCCAGAAAATGGTTGACCGCAG GGATGCCTTGCTTGTGATCCAATGGAACATTCGTGCCTTCATGGGTGTCAAGAATTGGCCCTGGATGAAGATGTTCTTCAAGATCAAACCTCTGCTGAAGTCAGCAGAGACTGAGAAGGAGATGGCCAACATGAAGGAAGAATTCCTGAAGCTTAAAGAGGCTTATGCTAAATCTGAAGCCCGTAGAAAGGAGCTGGAAGAGAAGATGGTCTCCCTTCTCCAAGAGAAGAATGACCTGCAGCTCGCTGTCCAAACT CAAGAAGACACTATTGTTGATGCTGAAGAGAGATGTGAAGGTCTGATCAAAAGCAAAATCCAGCTTGAGGCCAAAGCAAAAGAGCTGACAGAAAGactggaggatgaggaggagatgaaTTCAGAGCTAACTGCTAAGAAGAGGAAGCTGGAGGATGAGTGCTCAGAACTCAAGAAGGACATTGATGATCTGGAGCTCACTCTGGCTAAAGTGGAAAAGGAAAAGCATGCCACAGAGAACAAG GTTAAAAACCTGACTGAGGAGATGGCAGCTCTGGATGAAATTATTGCCAAGCTGACCAAGGAGAAGAAGGCTCTGCAGGAGGCTCATCAGCAAACGCTGGATGATCTGCAGAGTGAGGAGGACAAAGTCAACACGCTGACCAAGGCCAAAGCCAAACTGGAACAGCAAGTTGATGAT CTTGAAGGGTCTCTGGAGCAAGAGAAGAAGGTGAGAATGGACCTTGAGAGAGCCAAGAGAAAGCTGGAGGGAGACTTGAAGTTGACCCAGGAGAGCCTAATGGACCTGGAGAATGACAAGCAGCAGATGGAGGAGAGAATGAAGAA GAAGGACTTTGAGATGAGCCAACTGAACAGCAAGATTGAGGATGAGCAAGCCTTGGGTGTCCAGCTCCAGAAGAAACTGAAGGAGCTGCAG GCCCGCATTGAAGAATTAGAGGAAGAGCTGGAGGCTGAAAGAGCTGCCCGTGCCAAGGTGGAGAAACAGAGGGCAGACTTGGCCAGAGAGCTAGAAGAGATCAGTGAGAGGCTGGAGGAGGCTGGTGGAGCCACTGCTGCCCAGATTGAGATGAACAAGAAGAGGGAGGCTGAGTTCCAGAAGGTGCGCAGAGACCTTGAAGAGGCTACCCTGCAGCATGAGGCTACAGCTGCCACTCTGAGGAAGAAAAATGCTGACAGTGTAGCTAACCTGGGAGAACAGATTGACAACCTTCAGAGAGTGAAGCAGAAGCTGGAGAAAGAGAAGAGTGAGCTCAGGTTGGAGCTGGACGATGTGGTCTCCAACATGGAACAGATTGTCAAGTCCAAA ACAAACTTCGAGAAAATGTGCCGCACTCTAGAGGACCAGATGAGTGAATACAGGACGAAAGCTGAGGAAGGACAGCGTTCCATCAATGATTTTACCATGCAGAAAGCAAAGCTTCAAACTGAGAATG GTGAACTTGCTAGACAGTTGGAGGAGAAAGACTCTCTGGTCTCTCAACTGACCAGAGGTAAGCAGTCCAACGTTCAGCAGATTGAAGACCTCAAGAGACAATTGGAGGAGGAAGTCAAG GCAAAGAACGCGCTTGCCCATGCAGTGCAGTCTGCTCGCCATGACTCAGATCTGTTGAGGGAGCAGtatgaggaggagcaggaggccaAGTCTGAGCTGCAGCGTGGCATGTCCAAGGCTAATGCTGAGGTGGCTCAGTGGAGAACCAAGTATGAAACTGATGCCATCCAGAAGACTGAGGAGCTTGAGGACGCAAA GAAGAAGCTGGCTCAGCGTCTGCAGGATGCAGAGGAAGCTGTGGAAGCTGTAAATGCTAAATGTTCATCCCTGGAGAAGACTAAACACAGACTCCAGAATGAGATTGAAGATCTCATGGTGGATGTGGAGAGATCCAATGCAGCTGCTGCCTCTCTGGACAAGAAGCAAAGGAActttgacaag gtcctggctgactggaaGCAGAAGTTTGAGGAGTCTCAGAGTGAGCTGGAGAGCTCCCAGAAAGAGGCCAGATCTCTCAGCACTGAGCTCTTCAAACTCAAGAACTCTTATGAGGAGTCTCTGGATCATCTGGAGACCATGAAGAGGGAGAACAAGAACCTCCAAG AGGAAATTTCTGACCTGACTGAGCAGCTTGGTGAGGGAGGAAAGAGCATCCATGAGCTGGAAAAGATCCGTAAACAGCTGGAGCAGGAGAAGGCAGAGATACAGTCTGCTCTAGAGGAAGCTGAG GCCTCCCTAGAGCATGAGGAGGGCAAGATCCTGAGAGCTCAGCTGGAGTTCAATCAGGTGAAAGCTGACATTGAACGGAAGCTGGTGGAGAAGGATGAGGAAATGGAGATGAATAAGAGGAACCAGCAGAGAGTTGTGGATACCCTGCAAAGCTCCCTGGAGTCAGAGACTCGCAGCAGGAATGAAGCTCTCAGGCTGAAGAAGAAGATGGAAGGAGACCTCAATGAGATGGAGATCCAGCTCAGCCAGGCCAACAGGCAGGCATCCGAGGCCCAGAAGCAACTTAAAGGTCTCCATTCCCATCTGAAG GATTCTCAACTGCAGCTGGATGATGCTCTTCGTAGCAATGACGACCTGAAGGAGAACATTGCCATTGTGGAGAGACGCAACAACCTGATGCAGGCTGAACTGGATGAGCTGAGAGCCCTGGTGGAGCAGACTGAGAGAGGCCGCAAACTGGCTGAGCAGGAACTGCTGGATGTTAGTGAGAGAGTTCAGCTGCTGCACTCACAG AACACCAGCCTACTGAGCCAGAAGAAGAAGCTAGAGGGCGACACATCCCAGCTTCAGAATGAAGTGGAGGAGGCTGTGCAGGAGTGTAGAAATGCTGAGGAAAAGGCCAAGAAGGCCATTACTGATGCTGCCATGATGGCAGAGGAGCTGAAGAAGGAGCAGGACACCAGTGCTCACCTGGAGCGCATGAAAAAGAACATGGAGCAGACCATCAAGGACCTGCAGCACCGCCTGGATGAAGCTGAACAAATTGCCATGAAGGGTGGCAAGAAGCAGATCCAGAAGCTGGAGGCCAGA GTGAGAGAGCTAGAGACTGAAGTGGAACTGGAGCAAAGGAGGAGCAGTGATTCTGTGAAAGGAGTCCGTAAATATGAGAGACGCGTCAAAGAGCTCACTTACCAG ACTGAAGAAGACCGTAAGAATTTGAGCCGCCTGCAGGACCTGGTGGACAAACTGCAGCTGAAGGTCAAATCCTACAAGAGAACTTCAGAGGAGGCT GAAGAACAAGCCAATTCCAATTTGGGCAAGTTCCGTAAGATTCAGCATGAACTGGATGAGGCAGAAGAGAGGGCTGATATTGCTGAGTCTCAGGTCAACAAGATGAGAGCCAAGAGTCGTGATGCCGGCTCCAAG AAAGGACATGATGAAGAGTGA